Proteins encoded in a region of the Veillonella parvula genome:
- the hemE gene encoding uroporphyrinogen decarboxylase — protein MNTAYLDMIQGKNPGVTPVWYMRQAGRSQAEYRKIKEKYSLFEITKEPELCARVTELPVKEYGVDAAILYKDIMSPMVAMNVNVELKAGVGPVFSTPIRSMADVEALDSFDPTKVEYIGKTITLLTSVMLDVPLIGFCGAPFTIASYLIEGGPTKNYNKTRGMLIGAPRVWNALMTKLADMSIAYLSMQAEAGANALQIFDSWVGAVNADQYKQGIYPHMERIIKAVKAKYPHLPIAMNGVGTDHLVSIWSHLPLDVIALDWRSSIVMANERGVTQTVQGNLDPAYLFGDEKTLAREVDRILLEGVRYGRHIFNLGHGVFPEADPQKLHWLTDYVHERSREIWAQER, from the coding sequence TTGAACACAGCTTATTTGGACATGATCCAAGGGAAGAACCCTGGTGTAACGCCTGTGTGGTATATGCGTCAAGCTGGTCGTAGCCAAGCGGAATATCGCAAAATCAAAGAGAAATATTCATTATTTGAAATTACAAAAGAGCCCGAGTTATGTGCTCGTGTTACGGAATTACCTGTTAAGGAATACGGCGTTGATGCGGCTATCCTTTACAAAGATATCATGAGCCCAATGGTGGCTATGAATGTAAATGTTGAGCTGAAGGCCGGTGTGGGTCCTGTGTTTAGCACGCCTATCCGTTCTATGGCTGATGTAGAGGCTCTAGATTCCTTTGATCCTACCAAGGTAGAGTATATCGGTAAAACGATTACACTCTTAACATCTGTCATGCTCGACGTGCCACTCATTGGTTTTTGTGGTGCGCCGTTTACGATTGCATCCTACCTTATCGAAGGGGGACCAACGAAGAACTACAATAAGACTCGTGGCATGCTCATCGGTGCTCCTCGTGTGTGGAATGCATTGATGACTAAATTGGCGGATATGTCCATTGCGTACTTATCCATGCAAGCTGAAGCGGGTGCCAATGCACTTCAAATCTTCGACTCTTGGGTAGGGGCTGTTAATGCAGATCAGTATAAACAAGGGATTTACCCTCATATGGAGCGAATCATTAAGGCTGTAAAAGCTAAATATCCTCATTTACCTATAGCGATGAATGGCGTTGGCACTGACCATTTGGTGTCTATTTGGTCTCATTTGCCATTAGACGTAATTGCCCTTGATTGGCGTAGTTCCATTGTTATGGCGAATGAACGGGGTGTAACGCAAACCGTGCAAGGTAACTTAGATCCAGCGTATCTGTTCGGGGACGAAAAAACATTGGCTCGCGAAGTAGATCGTATCTTGCTCGAAGGAGTTCGCTACGGGCGCCATATCTTCAATTTAGGTCATGGCGTATTCCCAGAGGCAGATCCTCAAAAACTTCATTGGCTAACGGACTATGTGCATGAACGTAGTCGTGAAATTTGGGCTCAAGAGAGGTAA
- a CDS encoding ferrochelatase, protein MKVEKKGLLFLSYGSPLSKDDLVPYMTSIRRGRVPTKEEIANLTKRYDTIGQWENVELQTMAECQYRTLLTLLPTMPSAIGFLHMKPSIADAVDSLVQQGVEHIIAIVTAPFFTALGTGAYEKQVQSAISNHDNVTFDFIRSWWDQPTFKEYWVKTVSECVNNDKSECVDSVTSVYVDSTNSECAVVDANGKDVFVVFSAHSIPLINNHDGDSYALALEESAKEIAEYCKLPNWTVAWQSAAPHGQWLEPTVEDAINEALQTGATRIAFVPFGFVSNHVEVLYDNDVECKELVEAKGATYMRAPMPNCNETFLQAMASAIIERIHS, encoded by the coding sequence GTGAAAGTAGAAAAAAAAGGATTATTATTCCTGTCTTATGGTAGCCCTTTAAGTAAGGATGATTTAGTACCCTATATGACGAGCATTCGTCGTGGCCGTGTACCAACGAAAGAAGAGATTGCTAATCTTACTAAGCGTTATGATACAATCGGTCAATGGGAAAATGTTGAACTTCAAACTATGGCAGAGTGCCAATATAGAACCTTGCTTACTCTGTTGCCGACTATGCCTTCCGCTATTGGTTTTTTACACATGAAACCGTCCATTGCAGATGCAGTTGACTCCTTAGTCCAGCAAGGAGTGGAGCATATTATCGCTATTGTAACGGCTCCATTCTTCACCGCTCTCGGTACCGGGGCTTATGAAAAACAAGTGCAATCAGCTATTTCAAACCATGATAATGTGACATTCGACTTTATCCGTTCCTGGTGGGATCAACCAACTTTTAAGGAATACTGGGTAAAAACAGTTTCAGAGTGTGTGAATAATGATAAATCAGAATGTGTAGATAGTGTTACATCAGTGTATGTAGATAGTACAAACTCAGAGTGCGCAGTTGTAGATGCGAACGGTAAAGATGTATTTGTTGTTTTTAGTGCGCACAGTATACCTCTTATCAATAATCATGATGGCGATTCGTATGCGTTGGCTTTAGAGGAAAGCGCTAAAGAGATTGCTGAATATTGTAAATTACCGAACTGGACTGTGGCATGGCAAAGTGCGGCTCCTCATGGCCAATGGTTGGAACCTACCGTAGAGGATGCAATCAATGAAGCTTTACAAACTGGTGCTACTCGCATTGCTTTTGTACCATTTGGATTTGTAAGCAATCACGTTGAGGTACTGTACGATAATGATGTGGAGTGTAAAGAACTCGTTGAAGCAAAGGGCGCAACATATATGCGTGCACCCATGCCAAATTGTAATGAAACATTTTTACAAGCAATGGCGAGTGCAATAATAGAAAGGATTCATTCGTGA
- the hemG gene encoding protoporphyrinogen oxidase, translating into MNVTIVGGGLTGLTAAYYLGHAKPEWTITLFEQAPRFGGKIQTQRVDDFVVELGPDSYLGRKTEMTDLVHDLGLGDTLVSNETGQAFVYDKGSIHPIPGGSIMGIPTEMMPFVKATLISWPGKLRAGLDYFKKPYQLDKNGDVSIGHFFKYHLGQEMMDKLIEPLLAGIYGGDIYKISLLSTFPHFIQVEQKYGNMVKGMMAAKMSHSKAGVSKAAKGAVTEGDVPRAGKGTMTDRQFESHEAKTSQDTSAGNSVNNSSQMTKTSSNHQSAKTQADMESRKGTAAQSGMFRQLTGGLESVITAIVEAMPSNVHLHTGTLVSDIRYVEGVYAIDVVNQYNNSCGCQSMADHVIISTPPATYTQWFKDDQGFDFLRSMEQSSCAIAIMSFDKSTFDGALKESGLLITRNTDTPLTACTILNQKWPQTTPDDKVVLRVFIGKPGNDVVERLSEEELSELAVKEIQHIMGFSVKPEWVRINRLIHCMPQYNVGHRAGIKSVREHVAEHYPNLHLIGTPFDGIGIPDGVKQAKELVEKLVNDK; encoded by the coding sequence GTGAATGTAACAATTGTGGGCGGTGGCTTAACAGGGCTAACAGCGGCTTATTATTTAGGCCATGCAAAGCCGGAATGGACCATTACTCTTTTCGAACAAGCACCACGATTTGGTGGGAAAATACAAACGCAACGTGTGGATGACTTCGTAGTGGAACTCGGTCCTGACTCCTATTTGGGGCGTAAAACAGAAATGACAGATCTCGTGCATGATCTTGGACTAGGTGATACCCTTGTGTCTAATGAAACAGGTCAAGCCTTTGTATATGATAAAGGCTCTATCCACCCAATTCCGGGCGGCTCCATCATGGGCATTCCTACGGAAATGATGCCCTTTGTGAAAGCAACACTCATTTCATGGCCTGGTAAATTGCGTGCTGGCCTAGATTATTTTAAGAAACCATACCAACTCGATAAAAATGGGGATGTATCCATTGGTCATTTTTTCAAATACCACTTAGGACAAGAAATGATGGATAAACTCATCGAGCCCCTATTAGCGGGTATCTATGGTGGCGATATTTATAAAATTAGCCTATTGTCGACATTCCCTCATTTTATTCAAGTAGAACAAAAGTATGGGAACATGGTAAAAGGTATGATGGCTGCTAAGATGAGTCACTCCAAAGCAGGTGTCTCTAAGGCCGCCAAAGGGGCTGTTACTGAAGGTGATGTTCCTCGAGCTGGTAAAGGCACTATGACGGACCGTCAATTTGAAAGTCACGAAGCTAAGACTAGTCAAGATACTTCTGCTGGTAATAGTGTAAACAATTCTAGTCAAATGACAAAGACTAGTTCTAATCATCAGTCTGCTAAGACACAAGCGGATATGGAAAGTCGAAAGGGTACTGCTGCTCAATCCGGCATGTTTCGTCAATTGACAGGCGGCCTTGAAAGCGTGATTACCGCTATCGTTGAGGCTATGCCTAGTAATGTACATTTGCATACAGGTACACTAGTTTCTGATATTCGATATGTTGAAGGTGTGTACGCAATCGATGTGGTCAATCAGTATAACAATTCTTGTGGTTGTCAATCTATGGCAGATCATGTGATTATTAGTACGCCGCCGGCAACGTATACACAATGGTTTAAGGATGATCAGGGTTTTGACTTCTTGCGTTCCATGGAGCAATCTAGTTGCGCCATTGCTATTATGTCTTTTGATAAAAGCACCTTTGATGGTGCTCTCAAGGAATCGGGTTTGCTTATTACTAGAAATACAGATACGCCTCTTACAGCGTGTACTATTCTTAATCAAAAATGGCCTCAAACAACGCCAGATGACAAGGTGGTGTTGCGAGTCTTTATTGGTAAGCCTGGTAATGATGTAGTAGAACGACTCAGCGAAGAGGAACTTTCAGAATTGGCAGTTAAAGAAATTCAACATATCATGGGTTTCTCTGTCAAACCAGAGTGGGTGCGCATCAATCGCCTCATTCACTGTATGCCTCAATATAATGTAGGCCATCGTGCAGGCATTAAATCTGTTCGTGAACATGTGGCGGAGCATTATCCAAATTTACATCTCATCGGTACGCCCTTTGATGGCATTGGAATCCCTGATGGTGTAAAACAAGCAAAAGAACTGGTAGAAAAACTTGTGAATGACAAGTAA
- the hemQ gene encoding hydrogen peroxide-dependent heme synthase, translating to MGKAIPTVEGWHSQHMVFAMDFSAWNCFTEDEKAAARNELKAFLADLEAKHQAKEGSYAFYDCNGAKGDLILWILGPSLEYLAQVERKFRRLAIASVLVQTYSYTSVTEVSTYVKAKLDTEEVNQKLYPHVPRDKYICFYNMSKKREGDDNWFMLPPQERGALMKAHGELGKTYLDVLSEFTTGGCGLDDWEWGITIFSNDDIQFKKIVYDMRFEVASAKYGIFSDFYVGTIIDDALLEEIFG from the coding sequence ATGGGAAAAGCAATCCCTACAGTAGAAGGTTGGCATAGCCAACACATGGTATTCGCCATGGATTTCAGCGCATGGAACTGTTTCACAGAGGATGAAAAAGCAGCAGCGCGCAATGAATTAAAAGCATTCTTAGCCGACCTTGAAGCTAAACATCAAGCTAAAGAAGGTAGCTATGCATTCTATGATTGTAATGGAGCAAAAGGGGATTTAATCTTATGGATTCTCGGTCCATCCCTTGAATACTTGGCTCAAGTAGAACGTAAATTCCGTCGTTTAGCTATTGCAAGTGTGTTGGTGCAAACTTATTCTTATACTTCTGTAACAGAAGTAAGCACCTATGTTAAGGCCAAGTTAGATACAGAGGAGGTTAATCAAAAATTATATCCTCATGTACCTCGCGATAAATATATCTGTTTTTATAATATGAGTAAAAAACGCGAAGGTGATGACAATTGGTTCATGTTACCACCGCAAGAGCGCGGTGCTTTGATGAAAGCTCACGGTGAACTTGGTAAAACATACTTGGATGTATTATCTGAATTCACTACTGGTGGCTGTGGCCTAGACGACTGGGAATGGGGCATTACCATCTTTAGTAATGACGACATCCAATTCAAAAAAATCGTATACGATATGCGCTTCGAAGTAGCCAGTGCAAAATACGGCATCTTCAGCGACTTCTACGTTGGTACCATCATCGACGATGCACTACTAGAAGAAATTTTTGGATAA
- a CDS encoding MFS transporter: MNELKMPQVGASRSEIVANWQPENPEFWEKFGKKIAKQNLVISTIALTLSFCVWYLWATIAAQLNGAGFNFTTDQLFTLAALPGLVGATLRFVYTYMPALIGGKNWTFISTLILLVPVVWLGFAVQDTTTSYTTFMILTVLIGLAGGNFSSSMAYIGNFFPKSEKGTALGINGGVGNLGVSVIYFLAPFAMGSTALGSVFGVTPAIIKGNAVYLANAAFMWIVPLVVILALMTRFMDNLPLEKPNPKNLVQIFGNKHTWAFTLLYTCSFGAFSGYAAALGLLVGKEFPEVPFASIAFVGPLVAGALRPVGGWLADKINSGTKVTFVSLLGLCATTALIAVGVDMHNFPFFFAMSVLTFVCCGFATGATFRMIPHVFGNPLLSSLITGFVAAVAAYGAFITPKIFGFVYSMFGNIHPAFAVLLAFNLVTVSVCYWFYVRKGANMNV, translated from the coding sequence ATGAACGAACTAAAAATGCCTCAAGTAGGTGCAAGCCGTAGCGAAATCGTGGCTAATTGGCAACCGGAAAATCCAGAATTTTGGGAAAAGTTTGGTAAAAAAATTGCTAAACAAAACCTGGTTATATCCACAATTGCATTAACCCTTTCATTCTGTGTATGGTATTTATGGGCAACCATTGCAGCACAACTAAATGGCGCTGGCTTTAACTTTACAACAGATCAATTATTTACATTAGCCGCATTACCAGGTCTTGTAGGTGCTACATTACGTTTCGTATATACCTACATGCCGGCCTTAATCGGTGGTAAGAACTGGACATTTATTTCCACACTTATTTTATTAGTTCCTGTTGTATGGCTTGGCTTTGCCGTTCAAGATACAACAACTTCTTATACGACATTCATGATTTTGACTGTCCTTATCGGTTTAGCGGGCGGCAACTTCTCGTCCTCCATGGCGTACATTGGCAACTTCTTCCCTAAATCCGAAAAAGGTACTGCTCTTGGTATCAACGGCGGCGTTGGTAACCTTGGTGTTTCTGTAATCTACTTCTTGGCTCCATTTGCTATGGGTTCTACTGCACTAGGTAGTGTATTTGGTGTAACACCAGCTATCATCAAAGGTAACGCAGTATACCTTGCCAATGCAGCTTTCATGTGGATCGTACCACTCGTTGTTATCCTTGCACTTATGACACGTTTCATGGATAACTTACCACTAGAAAAACCAAATCCTAAAAATCTTGTACAAATCTTTGGGAACAAACACACTTGGGCGTTTACATTACTTTATACATGTTCCTTCGGTGCTTTCTCTGGTTATGCAGCAGCACTTGGTCTATTAGTAGGTAAAGAATTCCCAGAAGTACCATTTGCTTCTATCGCATTCGTAGGTCCACTTGTAGCAGGTGCACTTCGCCCTGTAGGTGGTTGGTTAGCAGACAAAATTAACAGCGGTACAAAAGTTACCTTTGTAAGCCTTCTCGGTCTATGTGCAACAACAGCGCTAATTGCGGTTGGCGTAGATATGCACAACTTCCCATTCTTCTTTGCTATGTCCGTGTTGACATTCGTATGCTGTGGCTTCGCAACTGGTGCTACATTCCGTATGATTCCTCACGTATTTGGCAATCCATTGCTTTCCTCTTTAATTACAGGTTTCGTTGCTGCCGTAGCTGCATACGGTGCCTTCATTACTCCTAAAATCTTCGGCTTTGTATATTCCATGTTCGGCAATATTCACCCAGCCTTTGCTGTATTACTTGCGTTCAACCTTGTAACTGTATCTGTGTGCTACTGGTTCTATGTGCGTAAAGGTGCAAATATGAACGTATAA
- a CDS encoding Crp/Fnr family transcriptional regulator, which yields MDQNLINQLLALPGEELHLKKGDFLFREGDKAEYFYVVVKGRMSIKKFEASGHIFALRLVGPNNVIGEVPLYEENTRSYVFNAIAREDCSVYCIRYDVLEGAIAKDHSLAIAMMKIYTLHMRRQQAKYRDLLLYGKKGAFYSTLLRLANSYGVKREDGIFIDIALTNQELAEFAATSRESLNRMLSELRKLGYVAYDKHHLVICDFDALIGLLDLEVDGIDPNISNIE from the coding sequence ATGGATCAAAATTTAATTAACCAATTGCTTGCTTTGCCGGGTGAGGAACTACATCTTAAAAAAGGTGATTTTCTCTTCCGTGAGGGGGACAAGGCAGAATACTTTTACGTAGTAGTAAAAGGTAGAATGAGCATTAAAAAGTTCGAAGCTAGCGGACACATTTTTGCGTTGCGTTTAGTAGGACCGAATAATGTAATTGGTGAGGTTCCGTTGTATGAGGAGAACACTAGATCATATGTGTTCAACGCCATTGCTCGGGAGGATTGCTCTGTTTATTGTATACGCTATGATGTGTTGGAAGGGGCTATTGCAAAAGACCATTCATTGGCCATTGCGATGATGAAAATCTACACTTTACATATGCGTCGTCAACAGGCAAAATACCGAGACTTGCTACTTTACGGCAAGAAGGGAGCATTCTATTCTACCTTGTTGCGCTTAGCCAATAGTTATGGTGTAAAGCGCGAGGATGGTATCTTTATTGATATTGCCCTAACAAATCAAGAGTTGGCTGAGTTTGCTGCCACATCAAGAGAAAGTTTAAATCGCATGTTAAGTGAGTTGCGTAAGTTAGGCTATGTAGCCTATGACAAACACCATCTAGTAATCTGTGATTTTGACGCTTTAATCGGATTACTTGATTTAGAGGTTGATGGTATCGACCCTAATATTAGTAATATCGAATAA
- a CDS encoding nitrate reductase subunit alpha, whose protein sequence is MSLLSQKFKFLRKKEVSPSGHQITEDGGREWENFYRDRWSYDKVVRTTHGVNCTGSCSWNIYVKNGVVAWENQATDYPETPDDMPDYEPRGCPRGATFSWYLYSPLRVKYPYVRGELAELWREAKKNAKNPIEAWKSIVEDPEKAKKYKSARGMGGFVRSTWDEATEITAASLLYTAKTYGPDRNAGFSVIPAMSMLSYAAGARFLNLMGGTPLSFYDWYADLPPSSPQVWGEQTDTPESGDWYNAGYIMTWGSNVPLTRTPDAHFLTEVRYKGTKVVSVSPDYAESTTSSDAWLNVKAGTDAALAMSMGHVILKEYYIDKETPYFKEYAKEFTDMPFLVRVEDINGTVQPGRFLNAKDLGSQEEGADFQMVLIDELTNEIVVPNGTMGERHTHPEKWNLRLENRDTGAKIDPRLSVFDQREDVTIVKLPYFGDEEHEGIIERAIPTITVQTVDGPVKVTTVYDLILANYGIDRGIGGEVATAYTDDTPYTPTWQEKITGVKADIAIATAREFADNAEKTKGRSMIIMGGGINHWYHADVIYRTILNLIMFCGTEGVNGGGWAHYVGQEKLRPVEGWGGIMTANDWSKAPRLQNGTSWFYFATEQYRSDCIDLADRVSKLAKPRYRHPGDYNVLAARLGWLPSYPTFNKGSQELINDARAAGASTEAEINQYVAQALKNKDLQFCVEDPAAKENHPRNLFVWRANLIGSSSKGHEYFLKHLLGTKNAVLEDDDAPTRPEEIKWREADGAGKLDLLIDIDFRMASTGLYSDIVFPAATWYEKEDLSSTDMHPYVHVFQAAVDCAWETKSDWDTFRTLAETVSRVAKESGFTEYEDIVATPLGHDSPGEVAQPEGKVLDWSKGECEPIPGKTMPNLVHVKRDYSQIFEKYIALGPNIENKMGAHGLAWDVSDEYQTLYAQNGTIDNPDFISHGRPSIYECKEACNVVLTLSSCTNGKLAVRSWKAMEEKTGLSGLEKNAKGREQEKITFDDMVRQPRFIISSVTSTGKNDKNRRYSPFTTSTEDKVPFRTVTGRQSFYCDHEMMRDYGEAMALYKPVLSYKPVQGDYKQEGIPEITLKYLTPHNKWSTHSMYFDSQQMLTLFRGGQTIWLNEDDAAEIGVKDNDWVEAFNKNGVVAARAVVSPRIPRGISYMHHSQDRHINVPGTQVKKDRRGGTHNAPTHIHMKPTHMIGGYGQLSYGFNYYGPTGNQRDMTIVARKLKEVDWLED, encoded by the coding sequence ATGAGCTTGTTGTCTCAAAAGTTTAAGTTTCTTCGTAAGAAGGAAGTATCTCCAAGTGGTCATCAAATCACAGAAGATGGTGGTCGCGAGTGGGAAAATTTTTATCGTGACCGTTGGTCCTACGATAAAGTAGTCCGTACGACTCATGGTGTAAACTGTACTGGTTCTTGTAGCTGGAACATTTATGTTAAAAATGGTGTTGTAGCTTGGGAAAATCAAGCAACTGATTACCCTGAAACACCAGATGATATGCCGGATTACGAACCACGTGGGTGCCCTCGTGGTGCGACCTTCTCTTGGTATCTCTATAGCCCTTTGCGCGTAAAATATCCTTATGTACGTGGCGAATTGGCTGAGCTTTGGAGAGAAGCAAAGAAGAATGCTAAGAACCCAATCGAAGCTTGGAAATCTATCGTAGAAGATCCTGAAAAAGCGAAAAAATATAAGTCTGCCCGTGGTATGGGTGGCTTTGTGCGCTCCACATGGGATGAAGCAACAGAAATCACTGCAGCATCCTTACTATATACAGCAAAAACTTACGGCCCTGACCGCAACGCAGGATTCTCGGTAATTCCTGCGATGTCCATGTTGTCCTATGCAGCAGGGGCTCGTTTCCTTAACTTGATGGGTGGTACACCATTATCCTTCTATGACTGGTATGCCGATTTGCCACCTTCCAGCCCTCAAGTTTGGGGTGAACAAACTGATACACCTGAATCTGGTGACTGGTATAATGCTGGTTACATCATGACTTGGGGTTCTAACGTACCGTTAACTCGTACGCCAGATGCTCACTTCTTGACAGAGGTTCGCTATAAAGGTACTAAGGTAGTATCCGTGTCTCCTGACTATGCGGAATCTACCACATCTTCCGATGCATGGCTCAATGTAAAAGCTGGCACCGATGCGGCGCTTGCTATGTCTATGGGTCACGTTATTTTAAAAGAATATTACATCGACAAAGAAACTCCATACTTTAAAGAGTATGCAAAAGAGTTCACAGATATGCCATTCCTTGTACGCGTTGAAGACATCAACGGCACGGTTCAACCAGGTCGTTTCTTGAATGCTAAGGACTTAGGTAGCCAAGAGGAAGGCGCTGACTTCCAAATGGTATTGATTGATGAATTAACAAATGAAATCGTTGTTCCTAATGGTACAATGGGCGAACGTCACACACATCCTGAAAAATGGAATTTACGTCTTGAAAATCGTGATACAGGGGCTAAAATCGATCCTCGTTTATCCGTATTTGATCAACGTGAAGATGTGACGATTGTTAAATTGCCGTACTTTGGTGATGAAGAACACGAAGGCATTATTGAACGTGCTATTCCAACTATTACAGTACAAACTGTTGATGGTCCTGTGAAAGTGACTACTGTATACGATCTCATTCTTGCTAACTATGGTATTGACCGCGGTATCGGTGGTGAGGTGGCGACAGCTTACACTGACGACACTCCATACACACCTACATGGCAAGAAAAAATCACTGGCGTAAAAGCAGACATTGCTATTGCTACAGCACGTGAATTTGCAGATAATGCAGAAAAAACGAAAGGTCGTTCCATGATTATCATGGGCGGTGGTATCAATCACTGGTATCATGCCGATGTTATTTACCGTACTATTTTGAATCTTATCATGTTCTGTGGTACAGAAGGTGTTAACGGTGGTGGCTGGGCCCACTACGTAGGTCAAGAAAAACTTCGTCCTGTTGAAGGTTGGGGTGGTATCATGACTGCCAATGACTGGAGTAAGGCTCCTCGTTTGCAAAATGGTACATCTTGGTTCTACTTTGCTACAGAGCAATATCGTTCTGACTGCATCGATTTGGCAGACCGCGTATCTAAATTGGCTAAACCTCGCTATCGTCATCCTGGGGATTACAATGTATTAGCAGCTCGTTTAGGCTGGTTGCCATCTTATCCTACTTTCAATAAAGGTAGCCAAGAATTGATTAATGATGCTCGTGCAGCCGGTGCTAGTACAGAAGCAGAAATCAACCAATATGTAGCACAAGCCTTGAAAAATAAAGATTTACAATTCTGCGTAGAGGATCCTGCAGCTAAAGAAAACCACCCTCGCAACCTGTTTGTATGGCGTGCGAACCTTATCGGCTCCTCTTCTAAAGGTCATGAGTACTTCTTGAAACATTTATTGGGCACAAAAAATGCCGTATTGGAAGATGATGATGCTCCTACGCGTCCAGAAGAAATTAAATGGCGCGAAGCAGATGGTGCGGGTAAGCTTGATCTCTTAATTGATATCGACTTCCGTATGGCGTCTACAGGTTTATATTCTGATATCGTGTTCCCAGCAGCTACATGGTATGAAAAAGAAGACTTGTCTTCCACAGATATGCATCCATATGTACATGTATTCCAAGCTGCTGTTGATTGCGCATGGGAAACTAAATCCGACTGGGATACATTCCGTACCCTTGCAGAAACAGTATCTCGCGTAGCAAAAGAATCTGGCTTTACAGAATATGAAGATATTGTAGCTACTCCACTTGGACATGATAGCCCAGGCGAAGTAGCGCAACCAGAAGGTAAAGTTCTTGATTGGAGTAAAGGCGAATGTGAACCAATCCCTGGTAAAACAATGCCGAACCTCGTTCATGTAAAACGCGATTACAGTCAGATCTTTGAAAAATACATTGCTTTAGGACCTAATATCGAAAATAAAATGGGTGCTCACGGTTTGGCGTGGGATGTATCTGACGAATATCAAACATTGTATGCTCAAAATGGTACGATTGATAATCCAGATTTCATTTCTCATGGCCGTCCAAGCATTTACGAATGTAAGGAAGCTTGTAATGTTGTATTAACATTATCTTCTTGTACAAATGGTAAATTAGCGGTTCGTTCTTGGAAAGCGATGGAAGAAAAAACAGGTCTTTCTGGGCTTGAAAAGAATGCAAAAGGTCGCGAACAAGAAAAAATTACCTTCGATGACATGGTTCGTCAACCACGCTTTATCATTAGCTCTGTAACAAGTACTGGTAAGAACGATAAAAACCGTCGTTATTCTCCATTTACAACATCTACAGAAGATAAGGTACCATTCCGTACTGTAACAGGTCGTCAATCGTTCTATTGTGATCATGAAATGATGCGCGACTATGGCGAAGCTATGGCATTGTACAAACCTGTATTGTCATATAAACCAGTACAAGGTGATTATAAACAAGAAGGTATTCCAGAAATTACATTGAAATACTTAACTCCACATAATAAGTGGTCTACACATAGTATGTACTTTGATAGCCAACAAATGTTGACATTATTCCGCGGTGGCCAAACAATTTGGCTTAACGAAGATGATGCAGCAGAAATTGGTGTTAAAGATAACGACTGGGTAGAAGCTTTCAATAAAAATGGTGTAGTTGCAGCTCGTGCAGTTGTATCTCCACGTATTCCTCGTGGCATTTCTTATATGCATCACTCCCAAGACCGTCACATCAACGTTCCTGGTACGCAAGTTAAGAAAGATCGTCGCGGTGGTACACACAATGCGCCAACTCATATTCACATGAAGCCGACACACATGATCGGCGGTTATGGTCAATTGAGCTATGGCTTTAACTACTATGGCCCAACTGGTAACCAACGTGATATGACAATTGTGGCTCGTAAATTGAAGGAGGTGGATTGGCTTGAAGATTAA